Below is a window of Microbacterium saperdae DNA.
GGGGGCGACACCGAAGAAGCCGGCCTCGGGGTTGATCGCCCACATGCGGCCGTCCTCGCCCGGACGGATCCAGGCGATGTCGTCGCCGAGGGTCTCGACCTTCCACCCGGGGATCGTCGGGCGCAGCATCGCGAGGTTCGTCTTGCCGCAGGCCGAGGGGAATGCCGCGGCCACGTGGTAGGCCTTGCCCTGCGGGTCGATCACACGGATGAGCAGCATGTGCTCGGCGAGCCATCCCTCATCGCGGGCGATCACCGAGGCGATGCGCAGCGCGAAGCACTTCTTGGCGAGGATCGCGTTGCCGCCGTAGCCGGAGCCGGAGGAGTAGACCTCGAGCGTCTCGGGGAAGTGCACGATGTACTTCTCGTCGTTGCAGGGCCACTCGACATCCTGCTCGCCCTCCGCGAGCGGCGCGCCGACCGTGTGGACCGTCTTGACCCACGGAGCGCCTTCGGCGATGCGGCGCGTGACGGCATCACCCACACGCGTCATGATGCCGATCGAGGCCACCGCGTAGGCGCTGTCGGTGACCTGGACGCCGATGTGCGAGAGCGGACCGCCGACCGGGCCCATCGAGAAGGGCACGACGTACATCGTGCGTCCGCGCATCGAGCCCTCGAAGATCTCGGTCATCTTGGCGTGCATCTCCGCCGGAGCCGCCCAGTTGTTGGTCGGGCCGGCGTCTTCTTCGCGCTCGGAGGCGATGTAGGTGCGGCCTTCGGTGCGGGCGACATCACTCGGGTGCGAACGGGCGAGGTAGGAGCCGGGACGCCATTCGGGGTTGAGCTTGATGAGCTTTCCCTCGTCGACCAGGCCGCGCAGCAGCCAGTCGTTCTCGGCGCGGGAGCCGTCGACCCAGTGCACGGAGTCCGGCTGGGTGAGCGCGCGGATCTCTTCGACCCAGGCGGCCAGTTCGGCCATCGCGGGGGTGTCGTAGCTCGGCGCAGCACCGAACGTACGCGCAGCGGCGACGGGGGATGTGCGAGGGGCGAAGACTTCAGCGATGGCCATGACAGCTCCTTTGATGAGTGGGGCGTTGCATCCATCTTCTTCTGCCTTGTTCGACTCTTTCGGCCAAATCGGGCGATAAGAAACGTGATTCTTTCGCTATGATCAAGGAATGGCGACCTCCGGCATCCACCTCACGACCCTCGGCCACCGCATCCGACACCACCGGCTCGCGAACGGGTACACGCTCGACGAGCTCGGCGCGCTCGTCGGCGTCGCCGGATCCCAGCTCAGCCTGATCGAGAACGGCAAGCGCGAGCCGAAGCTGTCCCTGCTGCAGGCGATCGCCCAGGCGACGAGCACCGAGGTCACCGACCTGATCTCGGGTGAGCCGCCGAACCGCCGCGCCGCCCTCGAGATCGAACTGGAGCGCGCGCAGGAGAGCCCGGTGTTCCGCCAGCTCGGCGTCGCCCCGGTGCGCGTGACGAAGGGCATGAGCGACGAGACGATCGAGTCGCTGCTCGGTCTGCACCATGAGCTGCAGCGACGCGAGCGCGAGGCGATCGCGACCCCGGAGGAGGCGCGCCGGGCGAACACCGAGCTGCGCCTGCGCATGCGGGCGCAGAACAACTACCTGGGCGACATCGACAAGCTCGCCGAGAAGCACCTGCGCACCGCAGGGCATGTGCAGGGGGCGCTCACGCACCGCACCGTGAGCATCATGGCCGAGAAGATCGGCTTCGAGCTCATCTACGTCAACGACCTCCC
It encodes the following:
- a CDS encoding phosphoenolpyruvate carboxykinase (GTP), encoding MAIAEVFAPRTSPVAAARTFGAAPSYDTPAMAELAAWVEEIRALTQPDSVHWVDGSRAENDWLLRGLVDEGKLIKLNPEWRPGSYLARSHPSDVARTEGRTYIASEREEDAGPTNNWAAPAEMHAKMTEIFEGSMRGRTMYVVPFSMGPVGGPLSHIGVQVTDSAYAVASIGIMTRVGDAVTRRIAEGAPWVKTVHTVGAPLAEGEQDVEWPCNDEKYIVHFPETLEVYSSGSGYGGNAILAKKCFALRIASVIARDEGWLAEHMLLIRVIDPQGKAYHVAAAFPSACGKTNLAMLRPTIPGWKVETLGDDIAWIRPGEDGRMWAINPEAGFFGVAPGTGESTNVTAVETLWGNTIFTNVALRPDGDVWWEGLTDQAPAHLIDWEGNDWTPDSGRPAAHPNSRFTVAAAQCPQISEDWEQAVPLDVILFGGRRASNVPLVVEATDWTHGVFLGSNISSERTAAAEGTLGELRRDPFAMLPFCGYNMADYFGHWLKVGRGLRFDRAPRIFQVNWFRRGADGRFLWPGFGDNSRVVDWIIRRIAGDVPAVDSPIGRLPRPEDLNLDGLDIPAADLEELFLVDAEAWKTEADLTEEFYDTFGDKVPAALRAELASLRYRLDKA